From a region of the Gemmatimonadaceae bacterium genome:
- a CDS encoding slipin family protein has product MEFFLIPLGVIAGYILSSLRVLNQYERGVMFFLGRYVDTKGPGVSFVPLGFARMKRVSLRVVAVDIPAQDVITRDNISAKVNAVLYFRVADPMLAIIEIQDYIYATGQLAQTTLLSVLGQVELDELLQDRRKVNDLLRQILDERTDFWGIEISAVEVKDVLLPEGMRRAIAKQAEAERERRAKVINAQGELQASETLAQAARMLASQPASLQLRYLQTVTEIAAENNSTTIFPLPIEMLSAFFRRADDSVAAPTPEGAGLPPAPKSATLGSPNPSEALPQIRFESEKTPKGGA; this is encoded by the coding sequence ATGGAATTCTTTCTGATCCCGCTTGGGGTAATTGCCGGTTATATCCTCTCCAGCCTCCGTGTGCTCAACCAGTACGAGCGGGGGGTGATGTTCTTCCTCGGCAGATATGTGGACACGAAAGGGCCGGGTGTCTCCTTCGTTCCCCTGGGCTTCGCGCGGATGAAGCGAGTATCCCTGCGTGTTGTCGCCGTCGACATTCCGGCTCAGGATGTCATCACCCGCGACAACATCTCGGCTAAGGTCAACGCGGTTCTCTATTTTCGCGTGGCCGATCCGATGCTCGCGATCATAGAGATTCAGGACTACATCTACGCCACCGGGCAGCTGGCCCAGACGACGCTGCTTTCGGTGCTCGGCCAAGTGGAGCTTGACGAGCTACTCCAGGACCGCCGCAAGGTGAACGATCTGCTCAGGCAGATCCTCGATGAGCGCACGGATTTCTGGGGTATCGAGATCTCGGCCGTGGAAGTCAAGGACGTGCTGCTCCCCGAGGGAATGCGCCGTGCCATTGCGAAGCAGGCCGAGGCAGAGCGCGAGCGCCGCGCAAAGGTGATCAATGCCCAGGGGGAGCTGCAGGCCTCGGAGACTCTCGCCCAGGCGGCGCGCATGCTCGCGAGCCAGCCCGCATCACTGCAGCTGCGCTACCTCCAGACGGTGACGGAAATCGCGGCCGAGAACAACTCAACGACGATCTTTCCGCTGCCGATCGAGATGCTGAGCGCGTTTTTCCGGCGCGCCGACGATTCGGTAGCCGCGCCGACGCCGGAGGGAGCCGGATTGCCTCCTGCCCCCAAGTCGGCCACGCTGGGATCGCCGAATCCGTCCGAGGCTCTTCCGCAAATCCGGTTCGAGTCGGAGAAAACGCCGAAAGGTGGAGCATGA
- a CDS encoding DUF5916 domain-containing protein, which produces MIWLFRNAIQIATLETRRRFRVAVSSALLCNVYTPVVHAQESLPKESPTPTLASSRTLDAGRVRGRIDVDGVLNETDWTAATAATAFTQLDPKEGRAATQRTEVRVLLGSDAIYVGARMWDDSAALITRRLARRDDEPQSDYFTVYIDPRHDHLTAVGFRVAASGARGDFVVRSNGDQDASWDAVWFAAAVVDSQGWTTELRIPLSELQYSRNVEDGWGIQLERFIFRKQERDVFSFTPKKERAGVDRYAHLALSTSLPRSRGLSLVPYASVARKPEGRSQRMGLDGRVALTSELSLTGALNPDFGQVEVDPAVVNLTAFETFFPEKRPFFVEGADVFAFAQLKAFGQLEDLQPFYSRRIGRSPQVIPSTAEEVEMVVPEQTAIAGAFKLSGRLASGWSVGVLNAIGVEETARFRTGTRDRIQVEPLTNYSVIRAKRELREGETSVGGIATFVNRFDESPATKAALRDRAQLFGLDATHFWQRRSWVFDGYLVGSKVAGTAESLRSTQLSSTHYFQRPDATHVKFDPDRTSLSGIAGAASVTRAAGENWIGSVAFETRSPGFEANDLGFLRRGDVHSLSNYVTYKQDAPRGVLRAWNINAFTGHQWNYGGAVVENGWSLGFGALLSSYWPFGGRITLRPGSLDDELTRGGPIARKPRGIDGVLNFGTDFRQPFALSGGIGLANDRTGGRTRRLDVTLNARPNESARFSIGLNTAHVVSPAQYVTAVPDASETGNFGTSYIFSPLDQRVAGATVRVDWTLTPSLSAQLFAQPLIVAEDYDHSIRLTRSRSFEFAATPSNFAEALDGSTRSLRGNAVVRWEYRPGSTLYLVWQQRRAGSGLTPSLNVARDTRAIFRDVPANVFLLKATYWIGR; this is translated from the coding sequence ATGATTTGGTTGTTTCGAAACGCAATACAAATTGCAACCCTTGAGACGCGTCGACGCTTTCGCGTCGCGGTTAGTTCCGCACTCCTTTGTAATGTTTACACTCCCGTAGTTCACGCTCAGGAATCGCTGCCGAAGGAATCCCCGACTCCGACACTGGCGTCTTCGCGAACGCTCGATGCCGGGCGAGTTCGCGGCAGGATTGACGTCGATGGCGTCTTGAATGAAACGGATTGGACTGCTGCAACGGCTGCTACGGCGTTCACTCAGCTAGATCCGAAGGAGGGGCGCGCCGCTACGCAGCGAACTGAAGTCCGCGTGCTGTTGGGATCCGATGCGATATACGTGGGCGCTCGCATGTGGGACGATTCTGCCGCGCTAATAACGCGCCGCTTAGCGCGCCGCGACGACGAGCCGCAATCAGACTACTTCACGGTCTACATTGATCCGCGTCATGATCACCTGACAGCGGTTGGTTTTAGAGTCGCAGCGTCAGGAGCACGTGGAGACTTTGTCGTGCGCTCCAACGGTGACCAAGATGCGTCTTGGGACGCAGTCTGGTTCGCTGCTGCTGTGGTAGACTCGCAAGGCTGGACGACTGAACTACGCATCCCGTTGTCGGAGCTCCAGTACTCGCGGAATGTGGAAGATGGATGGGGAATCCAACTCGAGCGATTCATTTTCCGCAAACAGGAACGGGACGTCTTTTCATTTACGCCCAAGAAAGAACGTGCAGGTGTGGACAGATACGCGCACCTCGCATTATCAACGTCGCTGCCACGCAGTCGAGGATTAAGTCTTGTCCCCTATGCTAGTGTTGCCCGGAAGCCCGAAGGTAGAAGCCAGCGAATGGGGCTGGATGGCAGGGTTGCTCTGACGAGCGAGCTGTCACTAACTGGAGCGTTGAATCCGGATTTCGGCCAAGTCGAGGTTGATCCGGCGGTCGTGAACCTGACCGCGTTTGAAACATTCTTCCCCGAAAAAAGGCCGTTCTTCGTTGAAGGTGCAGACGTCTTTGCGTTCGCACAATTGAAGGCCTTCGGCCAACTGGAGGATCTCCAGCCGTTTTACTCGCGACGGATCGGACGGTCGCCCCAAGTCATTCCGTCGACAGCGGAAGAAGTAGAGATGGTTGTCCCCGAGCAGACAGCCATCGCCGGCGCATTCAAGCTGAGTGGTCGCCTCGCGTCAGGTTGGTCGGTTGGAGTTCTTAACGCCATCGGCGTTGAGGAGACGGCAAGGTTTCGAACTGGCACACGAGATCGCATCCAAGTTGAACCGCTTACGAATTATTCCGTCATCCGTGCCAAGCGCGAACTAAGAGAAGGTGAAACGTCAGTCGGTGGAATCGCCACGTTCGTTAACCGCTTCGACGAAAGCCCTGCAACCAAGGCCGCTCTCCGAGATCGTGCGCAACTTTTTGGCTTAGATGCGACGCACTTCTGGCAGCGTCGGTCATGGGTATTTGACGGCTACCTAGTTGGGTCCAAGGTGGCCGGTACAGCAGAGTCGCTCAGGTCAACGCAGCTTTCAAGCACACACTATTTCCAGCGGCCCGATGCCACCCATGTAAAGTTCGATCCGGATCGCACATCGCTATCGGGAATAGCTGGCGCGGCAAGCGTGACTCGCGCGGCAGGCGAAAACTGGATTGGGTCGGTCGCATTCGAAACACGCAGCCCCGGCTTCGAAGCGAACGATCTTGGATTTCTCCGGCGCGGCGACGTTCACTCACTTTCGAATTACGTCACTTATAAGCAGGACGCCCCCCGCGGCGTACTCCGCGCGTGGAACATTAACGCGTTCACGGGACACCAGTGGAATTACGGAGGCGCCGTGGTGGAGAACGGTTGGTCGCTCGGCTTCGGCGCACTATTGTCCAGCTACTGGCCGTTCGGCGGCAGAATTACACTCCGTCCTGGTAGTCTGGACGATGAACTAACGCGCGGTGGACCGATTGCCCGCAAACCGCGAGGTATCGACGGAGTTCTTAATTTCGGCACGGACTTCCGGCAGCCGTTCGCTCTGTCGGGAGGTATCGGCCTCGCTAATGACCGGACCGGCGGACGTACTCGCCGACTTGACGTAACTCTCAACGCTCGCCCCAACGAATCCGCGCGCTTCTCGATTGGGCTGAACACAGCGCACGTCGTAAGTCCCGCTCAATACGTGACGGCTGTACCCGATGCGAGTGAGACCGGCAACTTCGGCACCAGCTACATATTCAGTCCGCTTGATCAAAGGGTCGCAGGGGCAACAGTTCGAGTCGACTGGACACTTACGCCATCGCTATCGGCGCAATTATTCGCACAACCGCTGATAGTTGCTGAAGATTACGATCACAGCATCCGGCTTACCCGCAGTAGGTCGTTTGAATTCGCGGCGACCCCATCGAACTTCGCGGAAGCGCTAGACGGTTCAACCCGCAGTCTCCGTGGCAACGCGGTAGTGCGCTGGGAATACCGCCCAGGCTCTACGCTGTATCTCGTGTGGCAACAACGCCGCGCGGGCTCAGGTCTTACTCCATCACTCAACGTTGCAAGGGACACACGCGCAATATTCCGAGACGTTCCCGCCAACGTGTTCCTTCTCAAAGCTACCTACTGGATTGGTCGGTAA
- a CDS encoding PDZ domain-containing protein: MWIGTATGGDAKRLTTLPGNETDARFSPDGKTVAFTGQADGSPEVYLMSVDGGVARRLTFDPYGVAVQGWTADGSRVLYRSARENDEPTFRLYAVDTSGGAPEGLPLPPISLASAAPDKRRIAYVPPTYNRLTFGYRGGQAGDIWIADTNRHTFRKLTRFSGVDTSPCWSQSGLYFISERNGAANLFELNVSTGVARALTKFTDHPVTSLGCDEGFVIFAQAGAVHILDTRTSVVARPAFHLRDWTVSARRVVPVNSGVRSFDVSPNLDKILVSTRGQLVSADINGKSFGVIHSVPGSRAENGVFSPDGKRIAFVSDASGDEEIWIQDAQPGALARQVTNGKAGPLASLVWSPDGKWLAGGDHELRVLLIDVGSGTATVVDQAVNPESGSYSSVNSSYRFSPDSRFLAYAKWDTNDRQSIYLFDVVTRSRTRITPRGVNSFSPVFDPGGDYLYFLADREYNGRRDPNTVLPFYASTTRVSLLTLRRDTRFPRKATTNRAGSASPRMTIVDLDGIATRAVDLPLPTGDYDRIDAVYGTILLGGQSGLSAFNLAEQKLTPLNIAGDYRVATDGRHVLVRTAPGTFTLIDPTKEKRDSAVIAVSFDSATIVVDQKAEWRQIIEDAGRAIRRYFYDPSMRGLDWGGVVRKYVAQVPALSTREDVTRVLQDLLAELRTSHARVQGGDITPPPVGKPMGFLGGDFRAVPGVGAFKIVRLLSGDPFDPRQRSPLLAPGLGVHPGSYIVGIDGERPRPNADLNQYLVGKGNSEVKLLINSAPTDVGAQEIVVKALGDESKLRHAAWTETRRKFVEKRSGGRITYVHLPTMMREGLEQIGKYYYSSRDASGIIFDVRNNGGGSIAESFLLQLANPPRIFHKPRYGESWTRQSWGFGGLKSLLCDGSSGSNAEEFCYGFKDYKLGPVVGSATEGGVIGGCCGHTLVDGGSIMIPNYLGWALENGRPLAIIEGQGVLPNIHVDFDPVAYLAGRDAQLERAVTDMLSRLRTSPPPVLRPPQPSSASRTPVSHLPPVRYDRFAATHRPIGRASTDLVDAESVCEARE; encoded by the coding sequence TTGTGGATTGGTACCGCAACGGGCGGCGACGCAAAACGATTGACAACACTGCCCGGGAACGAAACGGACGCTCGGTTTTCTCCGGACGGAAAAACAGTCGCGTTCACAGGTCAAGCAGACGGGTCGCCGGAGGTCTACCTGATGTCGGTCGACGGTGGCGTCGCGAGGCGCCTCACCTTCGACCCCTATGGCGTTGCCGTTCAAGGTTGGACGGCTGACGGTAGCCGGGTGTTGTATCGCTCGGCGCGCGAAAACGACGAACCGACTTTCCGACTGTATGCGGTCGACACGAGCGGCGGCGCACCCGAAGGACTGCCTCTTCCGCCGATAAGTCTTGCGTCCGCGGCGCCCGATAAGAGACGGATAGCGTACGTTCCGCCCACCTACAATCGACTTACGTTCGGCTACAGAGGAGGACAAGCCGGCGACATTTGGATTGCCGACACAAATCGCCACACCTTTCGGAAGCTGACGAGATTCTCCGGAGTTGATACATCGCCATGTTGGTCACAGAGTGGCCTTTATTTCATTTCGGAGCGAAACGGGGCCGCGAATTTATTCGAGCTCAACGTATCGACGGGTGTCGCTCGAGCGTTAACAAAGTTTACTGATCACCCGGTCACGTCCCTCGGTTGTGACGAGGGCTTCGTCATCTTCGCTCAAGCAGGCGCAGTCCACATTCTGGATACGCGTACCAGTGTCGTAGCAAGACCGGCCTTCCATTTGCGCGACTGGACAGTCTCGGCAAGAAGAGTCGTGCCCGTCAATAGCGGCGTACGCTCCTTCGACGTGTCGCCAAACTTGGACAAAATACTCGTATCAACACGAGGTCAGCTGGTTAGCGCTGACATCAATGGCAAATCCTTCGGTGTCATTCATTCTGTTCCCGGCAGCCGCGCGGAAAATGGGGTGTTTTCCCCGGACGGAAAAAGAATCGCGTTTGTTTCGGATGCAAGCGGGGATGAGGAAATTTGGATTCAGGACGCGCAACCAGGCGCACTCGCACGGCAGGTTACGAATGGGAAAGCCGGCCCTCTCGCGTCTCTCGTTTGGAGTCCTGACGGAAAATGGCTAGCAGGGGGCGATCATGAACTGCGGGTCTTACTGATTGACGTAGGTTCCGGCACGGCAACTGTCGTTGATCAGGCCGTAAACCCAGAGAGCGGGTCTTATAGCTCTGTCAATTCATCGTACCGTTTCAGCCCTGACAGTCGGTTTTTAGCGTACGCTAAGTGGGATACTAATGATCGGCAATCGATCTATCTCTTTGATGTCGTAACCCGTTCGCGCACACGGATCACGCCGCGCGGCGTAAATAGTTTTTCACCTGTGTTCGATCCCGGCGGAGATTACCTCTACTTCCTCGCTGATCGGGAATACAACGGACGCCGCGATCCTAATACAGTGCTTCCGTTCTACGCGTCGACGACGAGGGTTTCGCTCTTAACGCTCCGCCGCGACACCCGCTTTCCTCGAAAAGCGACGACGAATCGCGCGGGCAGCGCGTCGCCCAGAATGACGATAGTTGACCTAGACGGGATTGCTACGCGAGCCGTTGACCTGCCGCTACCCACAGGCGACTACGACCGAATCGATGCGGTGTACGGCACAATTCTACTTGGCGGCCAGTCTGGCCTCTCCGCTTTCAATTTGGCCGAACAGAAACTAACACCGCTCAACATAGCCGGAGATTATCGAGTAGCGACCGATGGGCGGCACGTTTTGGTGCGCACGGCACCCGGAACCTTCACTCTAATTGATCCCACGAAGGAGAAGCGAGATTCCGCTGTTATCGCAGTGTCCTTCGATTCAGCGACCATCGTTGTCGACCAAAAGGCCGAGTGGCGGCAGATAATTGAGGATGCCGGCCGCGCGATTCGGAGATACTTCTACGATCCAAGTATGCGAGGGCTCGACTGGGGCGGGGTAGTTCGAAAGTATGTTGCGCAAGTTCCCGCTTTATCAACGCGCGAAGATGTTACCCGCGTCCTGCAGGATCTTCTCGCGGAGTTGCGGACCAGCCATGCAAGAGTGCAAGGAGGTGATATTACACCACCTCCTGTGGGAAAACCTATGGGTTTTCTCGGCGGCGACTTCAGGGCTGTTCCGGGTGTCGGGGCGTTCAAGATTGTTCGGCTCCTTTCGGGCGATCCTTTCGACCCCCGTCAGCGGTCACCCCTTTTAGCACCGGGGCTTGGTGTGCACCCCGGTTCCTATATCGTCGGTATAGATGGAGAAAGGCCGCGGCCCAACGCTGATCTAAATCAATATCTCGTCGGGAAAGGGAATAGTGAGGTTAAGCTACTCATCAACAGTGCTCCGACCGACGTTGGCGCGCAGGAAATAGTTGTAAAAGCGCTCGGCGACGAGTCGAAGCTCCGCCATGCAGCATGGACCGAAACGCGCAGAAAATTCGTCGAGAAACGTAGCGGTGGGCGGATTACTTATGTGCACCTTCCAACCATGATGAGGGAGGGACTGGAACAGATCGGCAAGTACTACTACTCAAGTCGCGACGCAAGCGGAATCATTTTCGACGTGCGTAACAACGGCGGTGGTTCAATCGCCGAATCGTTCCTCTTACAGTTGGCAAACCCACCACGCATTTTCCACAAACCTCGCTATGGAGAGTCATGGACTCGTCAGAGCTGGGGTTTTGGTGGGCTTAAGTCGCTTCTTTGCGACGGCTCGAGTGGATCGAACGCCGAGGAGTTTTGCTACGGTTTCAAAGATTACAAGCTTGGCCCTGTGGTTGGTTCGGCTACAGAGGGTGGTGTAATTGGTGGCTGTTGTGGGCACACACTGGTTGATGGTGGATCGATAATGATCCCGAACTACCTCGGGTGGGCACTAGAGAACGGCAGGCCCCTAGCAATCATTGAGGGGCAGGGCGTTCTACCGAACATCCACGTGGACTTCGATCCCGTGGCCTATTTGGCCGGAAGAGATGCTCAACTAGAACGTGCCGTTACCGATATGTTGAGTCGTTTGCGCACCAGTCCACCCCCTGTATTGCGGCCCCCGCAGCCGAGTTCCGCATCGCGCACGCCAGTGTCACATCTCCCCCCTGTCCGGTACGATCGCTTTGCCGCCACACACAGACCGATTGGACGCGCATCGACAGACCTAGTCGATGCGGAGAGTGTTTGCGAAGCACGTGAATGA
- a CDS encoding ATP-dependent 6-phosphofructokinase codes for MRIGLLTGGGDAPGLNAVIRAAVLAASDRGWEVLGIKHGFNGLLEDGEVEPLTRESVRGIGHMGGTILRTTNRGNPFHLRVRGPDGSYTEVDRSDDVIENARKHGIDALIAIGGDGTLTIAQELVEKGMKIVAVPKTIDNDVCCTITTFGFDTAVNTAIEAIDKLHTTAESHDRVMVIEVMGRDAGFIALHSGVAASADVILIPEIPYDIGKVCEKITSRDRAGRFFSIVVVAEGAVSKDRTAVEEPPIGERRHGWRSRAVAERLMQEIHDRTDKECRSLVLGHLQRGGVPTGYDRLLATRFGAAAVRAVENEAWGEMVALQSPHIVTVPLTEVLKDLKRVDPEHDVVQTAREMGISMGD; via the coding sequence ATGCGCATAGGACTGCTAACTGGCGGTGGCGACGCGCCTGGTCTCAACGCGGTTATTCGTGCAGCTGTCCTGGCGGCGAGCGACCGGGGTTGGGAGGTACTCGGGATCAAGCACGGGTTCAATGGTCTTCTGGAAGACGGCGAGGTCGAGCCATTAACGCGTGAGTCCGTTCGGGGAATCGGCCACATGGGCGGGACGATTCTGCGGACCACGAATCGCGGAAATCCGTTTCATCTACGCGTCCGGGGTCCCGACGGGAGCTACACGGAGGTCGACAGGTCCGACGATGTGATCGAGAACGCCAGGAAACACGGCATCGATGCGCTCATCGCAATCGGCGGAGACGGCACGCTCACGATCGCTCAGGAGCTCGTGGAAAAGGGGATGAAAATCGTCGCTGTGCCCAAGACGATCGACAACGACGTGTGCTGCACGATCACGACATTCGGGTTCGACACGGCGGTCAACACGGCAATCGAGGCGATCGACAAGCTTCACACTACCGCGGAGAGCCACGATCGCGTGATGGTGATCGAGGTGATGGGCCGTGACGCAGGATTCATCGCTCTCCATTCGGGAGTCGCGGCATCAGCCGACGTAATTCTGATTCCCGAGATTCCCTACGATATCGGGAAAGTGTGCGAGAAGATCACGTCGCGTGACAGGGCCGGCCGCTTCTTCTCGATTGTCGTGGTTGCCGAAGGAGCAGTATCGAAGGATCGGACAGCCGTCGAGGAGCCGCCGATCGGGGAGAGACGGCATGGCTGGCGCTCACGGGCGGTGGCCGAGCGGCTGATGCAGGAGATTCACGACCGGACTGACAAGGAATGCCGGTCGCTGGTGCTAGGGCACCTGCAGCGTGGCGGAGTTCCTACGGGGTACGATCGACTGCTGGCGACGCGGTTTGGGGCGGCAGCGGTGCGCGCGGTCGAGAACGAGGCGTGGGGTGAGATGGTCGCGCTTCAGTCCCCCCACATTGTGACGGTGCCATTGACCGAGGTGCTGAAGGATCTCAAGCGGGTAGATCCCGAGCACGATGTTGTGCAAACGGCGCGGGAGATGGGCATTAGCATGGGCGACTGA